The following are encoded in a window of Syntrophus gentianae genomic DNA:
- a CDS encoding glycosyltransferase family 2 protein, whose product MISVITPVYNGKRFIESCILNVMDQECPDVEHLIIDGGSTDGTVEVIKRYAERCQHIRWVSEKDRGQSDAMNKGIRMAEGNTLGFLNVDDYYSPGTLQKAVDLMKTLPEPSLLVGNCHMWGEDGKLIETNKPAHLDLTQLLSAEVSVFPFPVNPSAYFYSRSLHDIIGFYDIREHYTLDLDFILRAAMHVKPVYVNESFGNYRYLQGTKTFEDMKSGSGNVRFRQLIKKYRQKLTPAKKFKVFYFIILGKFFKFIRHDP is encoded by the coding sequence ATGATCAGTGTCATTACACCGGTATACAACGGAAAACGCTTCATCGAATCGTGCATTTTAAATGTCATGGATCAGGAATGCCCTGATGTGGAACATCTCATCATCGATGGCGGATCCACTGATGGCACTGTTGAGGTCATAAAACGCTACGCGGAACGCTGTCAGCACATCAGGTGGGTGTCGGAAAAGGACAGAGGACAGTCCGACGCCATGAACAAGGGAATCCGAATGGCCGAGGGCAATACCCTGGGTTTCCTCAACGTGGACGATTATTACTCTCCGGGAACGCTGCAGAAGGCGGTCGACCTGATGAAAACCCTTCCGGAACCTTCCTTACTCGTGGGCAACTGCCATATGTGGGGGGAGGATGGGAAACTTATCGAGACAAACAAACCGGCGCATCTCGACCTGACGCAACTTCTATCGGCAGAGGTATCCGTATTCCCTTTTCCCGTTAACCCATCCGCTTATTTCTATTCTCGATCTTTGCATGATATCATCGGTTTTTATGATATCCGTGAACACTACACCCTGGATCTGGATTTCATCCTCCGGGCGGCGATGCATGTGAAGCCCGTTTACGTTAATGAATCGTTTGGCAATTATCGGTATCTTCAAGGGACAAAAACCTTTGAGGACATGAAAAGTGGTTCTGGTAATGTACGGTTCAGACAACTAATCAAGAAGTATCGCCAGAAGCTGACTCCGGCGAAAAAGTTCAAAGTTTTTTATTTCATAATCTTAGGAAAGTTCTTCAAATTTATCCGTCATGACCCATGA